From the Candidatus Bathyarchaeota archaeon genome, one window contains:
- a CDS encoding insulinase family protein, whose translation MQNSLMWQRNVLSNGLTVLLFPRQSRLTAQLAVTVKCGSNNDALDKSGAAHFLEHMVAGGSPSRIQASRGIEKLGGFVDFFTTHDYTMTLCDVLPERLLEAATIISHLLYDSEFTQENFETEKKVILQEIAEAEDSPWVQTEELLAKHLFKNHPVRHPVSGYRRTVRSLNLQDIKETHRAYYQPSNAVLTLAGNFSQPQLETVLETFSPKGNSFHTPKNGDTQEKPPRKRLICKEKAGLSQTYLRVGARTVSGRDADIPALELLNMILGGGASSRLFVELREKEALAYNVGSCQECGTDYGYFHIDCAVKSKNLAKALRLIEKELEKLRTQTVPDNELSKAKDMIIGAIYREIDSPTTLPETLTSMELLFENNTAIDDYVQKIRQTTADSLRETAAKYLQDSSCSTVTLAPKT comes from the coding sequence ATGCAAAATAGTTTGATGTGGCAACGCAATGTTTTGTCTAACGGTTTGACGGTGCTGCTTTTTCCACGGCAATCACGGTTAACGGCGCAGCTGGCGGTTACCGTTAAATGCGGTTCAAACAACGACGCTTTGGATAAGTCGGGGGCGGCTCATTTTCTTGAACACATGGTCGCTGGCGGTTCCCCTTCACGTATCCAAGCTTCCCGTGGCATAGAAAAACTCGGCGGCTTTGTAGACTTCTTTACCACCCACGACTACACCATGACTCTTTGCGATGTGCTGCCTGAACGGTTACTTGAAGCGGCAACAATTATCTCGCACTTGCTCTACGATTCAGAGTTTACACAGGAAAATTTTGAGACTGAAAAGAAGGTGATTTTGCAGGAAATTGCCGAAGCTGAGGATAGCCCTTGGGTGCAGACCGAGGAGTTGTTGGCTAAGCATCTTTTTAAGAATCATCCCGTGAGGCATCCTGTGTCTGGTTATCGGCGAACCGTGCGCAGCTTGAACCTACAAGACATCAAAGAAACCCACCGCGCCTACTACCAGCCTTCAAACGCGGTTTTGACGTTAGCAGGCAACTTTTCGCAGCCTCAACTTGAAACAGTGCTGGAAACCTTTTCGCCCAAAGGAAACAGCTTCCACACCCCAAAAAACGGCGACACCCAAGAGAAGCCGCCCCGAAAACGCTTGATCTGCAAGGAAAAAGCGGGGCTTTCCCAGACCTATTTGCGTGTGGGTGCTAGGACGGTTTCAGGTAGAGATGCGGATATACCTGCGTTAGAACTGCTTAATATGATACTGGGGGGCGGCGCGAGTTCTAGGTTGTTTGTGGAGTTGCGTGAAAAGGAAGCTTTAGCGTACAATGTGGGGTCTTGTCAAGAATGCGGTACTGATTACGGTTACTTCCATATTGACTGCGCCGTGAAAAGCAAGAACCTCGCCAAAGCCCTCAGGCTCATCGAAAAGGAACTGGAGAAGCTTCGAACCCAAACCGTCCCCGACAACGAACTCTCCAAAGCCAAAGACATGATAATCGGCGCAATCTACAGAGAAATCGACAGCCCCACAACCCTGCCCGAAACCCTAACCAGCATGGAACTCCTCTTCGAAAACAATACTGCCATAGACGACTACGTCCAAAAAATCAGGCAAACCACCGCCGACTCCCTACGCGAAACCGCCGCGAAGTACCTCCAAGACAGTAGCTGCTCCACGGTGACTCTTGCCCCTAAAACTTAG
- a CDS encoding universal stress protein, translating to MQEKIRVVVGVDGSVQSRRALAEAVTIAQRFSGFVKAVSVYDKGSRDKAKDILDKAENALLINAGIHYETQPILGSNPAKALELLAKQENFDLIVVGRRGIGGGVSLLMGSVSKQIVSNAYCNVLVVKNR from the coding sequence ATGCAGGAGAAAATTCGGGTAGTTGTTGGGGTTGACGGGTCTGTTCAGTCTAGGCGGGCTTTGGCTGAGGCTGTGACTATTGCTCAGCGGTTTTCGGGTTTTGTAAAGGCAGTTTCAGTTTACGATAAAGGCTCAAGAGATAAAGCTAAAGACATTTTGGATAAAGCAGAAAACGCGTTGCTAATCAACGCTGGCATACACTATGAAACCCAGCCGATTTTGGGTTCGAATCCTGCAAAAGCGTTGGAGTTGCTCGCGAAACAGGAAAACTTTGACCTCATCGTGGTTGGGCGCAGAGGCATAGGCGGCGGAGTGTCCCTGCTGATGGGCAGCGTCTCAAAACAGATCGTAAGCAACGCATACTGCAACGTCCTCGTCGTAAAAAACAGGTAA
- a CDS encoding copper-translocating P-type ATPase, with translation MSSGMKHQGAGHMMHAGMFKKRFFVSLILTVPVLLLSQTIQSWFGYTLTVPYQDYILLGLAVAIYFYGGYPFLQGVVMEVKKRQPGMMTLIATAISVAFFYSAATVFVAIGSDFFWELATLIDVMLLGHWIEARSVLGASRALEELVKIMPTVAHVVQDGEVKDVSVSKLQKGDIVLIRPGEKIPSDAVVVEGQSYVNEALITGESAPVHKEEGDQVIGGAINKEGSLKARIEKTGKETYLAQVVDLVKTAQQSRSKTQDLANRAAAFLFYVAVTVAVLTYIAWAILGNTQFALTRTVTVLVIACPHALGLAIPLVIALSTSLTAKNGILIRDRKAFEMTRALDAVVFDKTGTLTEGKFGVTDVVSHIPEKTLLALTAAVEQNSEHILAHAIVSYVKDKGVEIPEVKSFEATAGKSVKGKVKGKTVVVGSPALLDEMGLKEEDEKVAALQKEGKTVVFTIVDGELAGAFALADKIRGESKEAIQTLKENGVKIYMITGDAQKVAQSVAGELGIDEFFAGVLPDQKASKVKSLQEKGYKVAMVGDGINDAPALATADVGIAIGAGTDVAVESADIILVKNDPRDVSKVTKLSKKTYSKMLQNLWWAGGYNIVAIPLAAGILVNWGIVIEPAVGAILMTLSTIIVAINSQTLRTYKP, from the coding sequence ATGAGTTCGGGTATGAAGCATCAGGGTGCAGGGCATATGATGCATGCGGGTATGTTCAAAAAACGGTTCTTTGTCAGCCTTATTCTTACAGTTCCTGTTCTGCTTCTTTCACAGACAATTCAATCATGGTTTGGCTACACCCTCACAGTTCCCTACCAAGACTATATTTTGCTGGGTTTGGCAGTAGCCATCTACTTCTACGGTGGATACCCGTTCCTCCAAGGCGTAGTTATGGAGGTTAAAAAACGCCAGCCAGGCATGATGACGCTTATTGCCACGGCGATTTCAGTAGCGTTCTTCTATTCAGCAGCTACAGTTTTTGTTGCCATAGGCTCAGATTTTTTCTGGGAACTTGCAACTTTGATTGACGTTATGCTTTTGGGGCATTGGATAGAGGCGCGAAGCGTACTGGGAGCGTCAAGGGCTCTAGAAGAGCTGGTGAAGATTATGCCCACAGTAGCACATGTAGTTCAGGACGGCGAAGTAAAAGATGTTTCAGTATCCAAACTGCAAAAAGGCGACATCGTTCTGATTCGCCCCGGCGAAAAAATTCCCTCAGACGCTGTGGTAGTAGAGGGGCAATCTTACGTCAATGAAGCGTTAATTACGGGCGAGTCAGCGCCTGTTCACAAAGAAGAAGGCGACCAAGTCATCGGGGGAGCCATAAACAAAGAAGGCTCACTAAAAGCACGCATTGAAAAAACAGGCAAAGAAACCTACCTCGCCCAAGTCGTAGACCTCGTTAAGACCGCACAGCAAAGCCGCTCCAAAACCCAAGACCTAGCCAACAGAGCAGCCGCATTTCTCTTCTACGTCGCCGTAACCGTAGCCGTCTTGACCTACATAGCCTGGGCAATACTTGGAAACACCCAATTCGCCCTCACCCGAACCGTAACCGTACTTGTCATTGCCTGCCCACACGCATTAGGCCTAGCCATACCACTTGTCATCGCACTTTCTACTTCTTTGACCGCGAAAAACGGGATTTTAATTCGCGACCGCAAGGCTTTCGAAATGACCCGCGCCTTGGACGCCGTAGTTTTTGACAAGACAGGCACGTTGACAGAGGGCAAATTTGGCGTAACCGATGTGGTTTCTCATATTCCAGAGAAGACGCTGTTGGCTTTAACGGCGGCAGTTGAGCAAAATTCGGAACATATCCTTGCCCACGCTATCGTCAGCTACGTGAAAGACAAAGGCGTTGAGATTCCTGAAGTAAAAAGTTTTGAGGCAACTGCAGGAAAAAGCGTGAAAGGAAAAGTCAAAGGCAAAACTGTAGTTGTGGGGAGCCCTGCGCTGTTAGACGAAATGGGTCTTAAGGAGGAGGACGAAAAAGTTGCGGCGCTGCAAAAAGAAGGCAAAACCGTGGTCTTTACCATAGTAGACGGCGAACTTGCAGGTGCTTTTGCGTTAGCGGATAAGATACGGGGGGAATCCAAAGAAGCTATCCAGACCCTTAAGGAAAACGGCGTGAAGATTTACATGATTACTGGGGATGCACAGAAGGTGGCGCAGAGCGTTGCTGGGGAGTTGGGTATTGACGAGTTTTTTGCGGGGGTTTTGCCTGACCAGAAAGCAAGCAAGGTCAAATCGTTGCAGGAAAAAGGCTACAAAGTGGCGATGGTGGGGGATGGCATTAATGATGCTCCTGCTCTTGCGACTGCGGATGTGGGCATTGCCATAGGTGCTGGAACTGACGTTGCAGTAGAAAGCGCCGACATCATACTGGTGAAAAACGACCCGCGTGATGTCTCCAAAGTTACCAAGCTTTCCAAGAAGACCTATTCGAAGATGCTTCAAAATCTGTGGTGGGCAGGAGGCTACAACATAGTTGCGATTCCTTTAGCTGCGGGTATACTTGTTAACTGGGGCATTGTTATAGAACCCGCGGTCGGCGCCATACTGATGACACTTAGCACCATAATAGTTGCCATAAACAGCCAAACACTACGCACATACAAACCCTAA
- a CDS encoding methionine-R-sulfoxide reductase, translating to MQDKPKTEKLTPQEEAVIVHKGTEAPFTGKFYDFWEKGTYVCRRCGAKLYQSTSKFDAGCGWPSFDDEIPMAVKRVPDADGLRTEIQCANCGAHLGHVFKGEGFTKKNTRHCVNSISMQFIPDKK from the coding sequence GTGCAAGACAAGCCTAAAACAGAGAAGTTGACGCCTCAAGAAGAAGCTGTCATAGTTCACAAGGGCACAGAAGCGCCGTTTACGGGCAAATTTTATGATTTCTGGGAGAAAGGCACTTATGTGTGCAGGCGCTGTGGCGCAAAGTTGTATCAGTCAACGAGCAAGTTTGATGCTGGATGCGGCTGGCCCAGCTTTGACGACGAAATCCCAATGGCGGTGAAGCGGGTTCCCGACGCGGACGGCTTACGCACTGAAATCCAATGCGCAAACTGCGGCGCCCACTTAGGACACGTATTCAAGGGCGAGGGCTTCACAAAGAAAAACACGCGGCACTGCGTAAACAGCATCTCCATGCAGTTCATACCCGACAAGAAATAA
- a CDS encoding methylglyoxal synthase gives MAHRLVPLGQKKKIALIAHDNKKGDLREWAKFNKDVLLKHELYATGTTGQLLEEELGSKITSLQSGPLGGDQQIGARIAEGTIDLLIFFWDPLEPLPHDPDIKALLRVAVVWNIPVACDRTSADFIITSPLMNQEYPRRVPDYEAYKNRFKNK, from the coding sequence GTGGCTCATCGTTTAGTTCCTTTGGGGCAGAAAAAGAAAATTGCGCTTATTGCACATGATAACAAGAAAGGGGACCTGCGTGAATGGGCGAAATTCAACAAGGACGTTTTGCTTAAGCATGAACTGTACGCTACGGGAACCACGGGTCAACTTTTGGAGGAAGAGCTGGGCTCGAAAATCACTTCGCTTCAAAGCGGTCCATTGGGAGGCGACCAGCAAATCGGCGCGCGCATAGCAGAAGGCACCATAGATTTGCTCATATTCTTCTGGGACCCCCTTGAGCCGCTGCCCCATGACCCCGACATCAAAGCCCTGCTGCGCGTAGCCGTCGTCTGGAACATACCCGTAGCCTGCGACCGAACCAGCGCCGACTTCATCATAACCTCGCCGCTAATGAATCAAGAATACCCACGGCGCGTACCCGACTACGAAGCCTACAAAAACCGATTCAAAAACAAATAA
- a CDS encoding DNA-3-methyladenine glycosylase, with translation MILRRAFYMQEVLTVARNLLGKTLVHETPHGTLAGKIVETEAYLGPEDKASHAYNNKRTPRTQTQFGEKGHAYIYFIYGLYYCFNVTAGNTPEKPECVFFRAIEPTQGIEFMNQRRPAAKGNPKKLANGPSKLCMALDLTKKQNGIDMCQPPLYILDEGETVADDCVVAAPRIGVDYADDWKHKPWRFYIKDNPYVSVKTKTADTKKEWG, from the coding sequence ATGATTCTACGCCGCGCTTTTTACATGCAAGAAGTCCTCACCGTCGCGCGTAACCTGCTGGGTAAAACTCTTGTGCACGAAACCCCCCACGGCACCTTAGCGGGGAAAATCGTGGAAACCGAAGCGTACCTTGGACCCGAAGACAAAGCCTCACATGCCTACAACAACAAACGCACCCCCAGAACGCAGACCCAGTTTGGCGAGAAAGGACACGCCTACATCTACTTCATCTACGGACTCTACTACTGCTTCAACGTTACCGCAGGTAACACCCCAGAAAAACCCGAATGCGTTTTCTTCCGCGCCATAGAGCCCACCCAAGGCATCGAGTTCATGAACCAGCGCCGACCCGCCGCAAAAGGCAACCCCAAAAAGCTGGCAAATGGACCCAGCAAACTATGCATGGCACTAGACCTGACCAAAAAGCAAAACGGCATCGACATGTGCCAGCCTCCCCTCTACATTCTCGACGAAGGAGAAACCGTAGCCGATGACTGTGTTGTGGCGGCGCCGCGAATCGGTGTGGATTACGCTGATGACTGGAAGCATAAGCCGTGGCGGTTCTACATCAAGGATAACCCGTATGTGTCTGTGAAAACAAAAACCGCCGATACGAAAAAAGAGTGGGGTTAA